From the genome of Streptomyces sp. S4.7:
TGGTGCGCGCAAACACCGCCGTCGTCCTCGGCCACGGCTCGGCGGACGGGCTGGAGGCCGACCGTACGTTCAAGGAGTTCGGCTTCGACTCGCTGACCGCCGTGGAGCTGCGCAACCGCCTGAACGCGGCCACCGGTCTGCGCCTGGCGGCCACACTGATCTTCGACTACCCCACGCCCCAGGCGCTCGCCGCACATCTGCGCGACGAATTGGGACTCGAAGGCGCCGGGGCCGAGCCGTCCGTCCTCGGAGAACTGAAGCGACTGGAAGCCGCCTTGGCCGTACGGCCGGACGCCGGGACCCGCGCCGAGGTGGAGACGCGGCTGCGGACACTGCTGCGGCGGCTGGACGAGGACGAGTCGTCGCAGCGCGAGTCGGGTCTGGACGACGCGACCGATGACGAGATGTTCGCCCTGATCGAGCAGGAACTCGGCCTGGAGTGAGTGCGGCGTTGCCGCTCCCACCGTGTGTGAGGAGCGGCAACGCCGGAGCGAGAACGACGGAGCCGCCGGGGAGATCCCCGGCGGCTCCGTCGTCCGTGCGCGTCCGGTGTCAGCGGCGCAGTTCGTACCGCGACTCGGCGGCCGTCATGGAGTTGATGACCCAGGACAGGGTGCCGCTCATGCCGGCCCAGGGGCCGTCCCAGCAGGCGACCTGGATGGTGGTGCGGCCCCCGGCGAGCTGGGCCTCCATCTCGGTGTAGCCGAAGGCGAACAGCTTGTTGCCCTGCACGGTGGACGTGACGAGCGAGACCGTGAAGTGGTGCCCGGTCTCCGGGTCCTTGCGGATGATCCGCAGCCGCCCGGTGTCCGCGCCGATCTCCTCGCGGTCGGAGTTGTAGATTTTCTCCGTCACCAGGACGAGGTCCCCGACGCTCGGCCCCTCGGGGCTCAGCGGGGTGTACTCGCGGTCGGCCACTTCCTGGATCACCTTCTCCAGCAGCACGAGTTCGCCGCGCTCGTCCGGCGCGTCCGGGGCAGAGATCTCCGCGAGCGGACGGGGTACGGCAGCCGCGACCGCCCGCGCGGTGGAGCGGGCCAGCACGGCGAGATCGGGCAGCCGGGTGTCGTCCGCCGAGTAGTCGGCGTCGATGATCTGGCGCCACGAGCCGACGAGCGCGTCGATGACGGGGTTGTAGGTCAGCGGGGTCGTCGGATCGATGGAAGTGGTCATGCGGGACGTTTCCTTCTGTCGGGCGGACGTACTCCTGGCAGGCTGCGCGGAGACGGGACGGGAGACCGGTGACGAGAGACGACAGGGGGCGGACGGTGCTCAGGCGGTGGCCGGCTGCTCCAGCGCGTACCCGGACCTGATCCATTTGCTGGCCTCGATGCTGATGCCCACCGCGCGGTCGCCGGGGTTGAGCCGGGGCAGCAGGAGTTCGAGCTGGAAGTACGGGATCGCGTTGCCGGTGTTGCCGATCTCCGTCACCCGGCTGATGGGTTCGGAACCGGGCAGGGCGAGATGGGAGAGCGTACGGTCGGTCATCCGCGCCGAGAGTTGCGGCGGCAGGATGTACCGCACCTGCTCGGCATCCCAACTCAGCTCGTGCAGAAGGTGTTTGAGGGCATCGGCCGCCATCGGCGCCGCCGTGGTCTCGATCGCCTTGAAGTCCTCCGACGCGGGTACGCCGTCCTCGCCGGAGACCGCACGGCCGAACCAGTAGACGGTCTGACCCGGCGCGCGGCCCGCGCCGACCAGCCGCGAGTGCGCATGTGTGAGGACCGGACGTCCCTCGGCGGGCGCGGTGCCGAGCACGGCCGCGCCGACCCCGTCCCCGAAGATCAGCCCGTTGACCTGTACCTCCAGCGGTACGCTCGCCGCGTCGACGTCCGGGCTGGTGTGTTTGGCGCTGGTGTCACCGCCGATGACGAGCGCAGTGCGGTACGCCCCGCCCCGCAGCAGATCCTGTGTGATCTCCAGGGCCTGGACGGCGCCGGTGCAACCGGACTGGAGCTGGTAGACGGGCACGCCCGCGATGCCGACGCGGCCGGCGATCCGGCTGACGGTGGAGGGGGCCAGATGGTCCGGCGTGGCCGTACTCATGACCACGACGTCGATGTCACCGGCGGCCACCCCGGCGTTCGCCAGCGCACCGCGCGCGGCGATCTCCCCGAGATCGGTGAGGCTGTGGCTGGTCTTGCCCGTGCCGAGGTCGACCGCCAGGTGCCGGCTGCGCGTCCCGATGAACTCGTCCACCCACTGGCGCCACACCGTCGGCATTCCGTAGTGCGCGGCGATGTCCTCGTTGGTGACCGGGGGACCGGGCAGCGCCGTGCCCACCCCGTGGACGAATACCTGGGCACCGTTGAGGGGGACACCCATTGCGAAGACCTCCCGGCTGACGTACCGCGGAAAAACGGAGAGAAAGGGGACGCCGAATACAGAGCGCGCCGAATATCATGTTGATCAGTCACGCTAAAGCCACGCTTGCACCCCGTTAACATCGGTGCTCCCCAAGCCTTTCGGGGCTGTCTGCCTGTTCGTTCCGCGACTTATGCTGCGAACGGTCCGGGCTTCGGCGACGGGGGAATTCGTCAACCGTCGCTCCCCACCGTCGCGTTGTAAATTCGGTACGGAGTGAGAAGATGGCAGAAGAAACCACCCCTGGCACACCGGGAGCCGAGTCGCCCGGTCCCGTCGCCGCTCTGATGGGCCAGCTCGCGATGGCGCGGGCCTTCAAAAGCGTCGTCTTCGACGACAACACGAAGACGTGGCAGGTGGTGCGCTACGACGAGGCCGTGCAAGTGCTCACCGACGCCTCGACGTTCTCCGCCCAGCTCGACCGCGTGATGCCCCTTGGCACCGTCAACCGCGGCAACCTCGGCTTCATGGACCCGCCGGAACACAACCAGGCCCGCGCACTCGTCGGCCAGGCGTTCACCCCGCGCACCGTCCAGGAACTCGGGGCCAGGATGGAGACCGTCACCGAGGAGCTCCTCACCGGCCTCGCGGGCCGCGGCGAGTTCGACCTCATCGCCGACTTCGCCTACACGCTGCCCGTCATCACGATCGCCGAACTCCTCGGTGTACCGGCCGAGGACCGTGCCCTGTTCCACAAGTGGGCCCAGGCGCGCGCCTCCACGACGAGCGCGGTCACCGACGTCCTGAAGGACGAGAAGGTCATGGGCGCCCTGCGCGAACAGACCGAGTACTTCAGCGAGCACGCCAGGGCCCGCCGCAAGAACCCCGGTGACGACCTCCTCAGCCAGCTCACCCAGGCCGAACTCGACGGCGACCGGTTGGACGAGGAGGAGATCGCCAACTTCGCCGGGCTGCTCCTGATGGCCGGACATGTCACGGCCACCTCGGTCATCGCCAGCGCCGTACTGGCCCTGGACGACCATCCCGACCAGGCCGCGGCGCTGCGGGCGGACCCCGCCCTGCTGCCCGGCGCTATCGAGGAGACCGTCCGCTACTACCCGCCGCTCAGCCAGGCCTTCCGGGTCACCACGCGAGAGGTGGAGCTGGGCGGGGAGACGATCCCCGAGGGGCAGATCGTCGTGGCGTGGATGCTCTCCGCCAACCACGACGAACGCCGGTTCACCGACCCCCAGAAGTTCGACATCCGCCGCGACCCCAACCCGCACATCGGGTTCAGCCGGGGCGTGCACTTCTGCCTGGGTGCCGCGCTCGCCCGGCTGGAGATCCGCATCGCGCTGGAGGGGCTGTACCGGCACTTCCCGAACCTCAAGGTCCTGCCCGGCACCGAGTGGCACGACAACCTGCGGCTCATCGGCCCCCGCTATCTGCCGGTCGGCACCGGCAGCTGACAGCCGAACGTACGCGCGATCCGCGTCCCGCCCCCGAAGGCCGGACGCGGATCACGCGTGCCCGCAAAGCGTGGCCCCGCACCGGTCGGCGCGGCATCACCCGGTCGCCGCTCCCCCCGAAACACGCCCTAGTGGGCCTTTAGGGGTGCTGATGAGCATGACTGCTCACGTACGACGTGCCGAGGAGCTGAGGAGACCAGCGGGATGGCCAACGAGGAAAAGCTCCTGGACTACCTCAAGTGGGTGACCGCCGACCTGCACGAGACACGCCGACGGCTCGCCGACGCCGAAGCCGGACGCCACGAGCCCGTCGCCATCATCGGAATGGGCTGCCGCCTCCCCGGAGGTGTCCGGTCCCCCGAGGACCTGTGGCGGCTTGTCTCCACCGGCGGCGACGCCGTCTCCCGCTTCCCCCGTGACCGGGGCTGGGACGTCGAAGGGCTCTACGACCCCGACCCCGAACGGCCCGGCCACACGTACGTGAAGGAGGGCGGATTCCTCTACGACGCCGCCCACTTCGACCCCGAGGCGTTCGACATGACCCCCCGGGAGGCCGCGGCCACCGACCCGCAGCACCGGCTGCTGCTGGAGACCGCCTGGGAGACCTTCGAGAACGCGGGCATCGACCCCCTGTCCCTGCGCGGCACCGACACCGGCACGTTCGCCGGCGTCATGTACAGCGACTACGCCACCCAGGTCGGCAAAGCGCTCGAAGGGTACGAGGGGCACATCAGCATCGGCAGTGCGCCGAGCATCGCCTCCGGCCGTGTCGCCTACTCCTTCGGGCTCGAAGGCCCTGCCGTCACCGTCGACACCGCCTGCTCCTCCTCCCTGGTCGCCCTCCACCTCGCCGCCCAGGCCCTGCGCAACGGGGAGTGCTCCCTCGCGCTGGCCGGCGGCGCCACCGTCATGTGCGGGCCCGGCATCTTCGTCGAGTTCAGCCGGCAGCGGGGACTGGCGCCCAACGGCCGGTGCAAGCCGTTCGCCGCCGCCGCCGACGGCACCGGCTGGGCCGAGGGCTCCGCGCTGCTCCTGGTGGAACGGCTCAGCGACGCCCGCCGCAACGGGCACCAGGTCCTCGCCGTGCTGCGCGGCTCGGCCGTCAACCAGGACGGCGCCTCCAACGGGCTCACCGCCCCGAACGGGCCCTCGCAGCAGCGCGTCATCCGACAGGCCCTCTCCCACGCCGGCCTGTCGTCGGCGGACGTGGACGTCGTCGAGGCACACGGCACCGGCACCACCCTCGGCGACCCCATCGAGGCCCAGGCCATCCTCGCCACCTACGGTCAGGGCCGCCCCGACGGACAGCCGCTGCGGCTCGGCTCGGTCAAATCCAACCTCGGCCACACCCAGGCCGCCGCCGGTGCGGCGGGCCTGATGAAGATGATCCTGTCGATGCGGCACGGCGTGCTGCCCCGCAGTCTCCACATCGACGCGCCCAC
Proteins encoded in this window:
- a CDS encoding cytochrome P450, whose product is MAEETTPGTPGAESPGPVAALMGQLAMARAFKSVVFDDNTKTWQVVRYDEAVQVLTDASTFSAQLDRVMPLGTVNRGNLGFMDPPEHNQARALVGQAFTPRTVQELGARMETVTEELLTGLAGRGEFDLIADFAYTLPVITIAELLGVPAEDRALFHKWAQARASTTSAVTDVLKDEKVMGALREQTEYFSEHARARRKNPGDDLLSQLTQAELDGDRLDEEEIANFAGLLLMAGHVTATSVIASAVLALDDHPDQAAALRADPALLPGAIEETVRYYPPLSQAFRVTTREVELGGETIPEGQIVVAWMLSANHDERRFTDPQKFDIRRDPNPHIGFSRGVHFCLGAALARLEIRIALEGLYRHFPNLKVLPGTEWHDNLRLIGPRYLPVGTGS
- a CDS encoding 3-oxoacyl-ACP synthase III family protein, which gives rise to MGVPLNGAQVFVHGVGTALPGPPVTNEDIAAHYGMPTVWRQWVDEFIGTRSRHLAVDLGTGKTSHSLTDLGEIAARGALANAGVAAGDIDVVVMSTATPDHLAPSTVSRIAGRVGIAGVPVYQLQSGCTGAVQALEITQDLLRGGAYRTALVIGGDTSAKHTSPDVDAASVPLEVQVNGLIFGDGVGAAVLGTAPAEGRPVLTHAHSRLVGAGRAPGQTVYWFGRAVSGEDGVPASEDFKAIETTAAPMAADALKHLLHELSWDAEQVRYILPPQLSARMTDRTLSHLALPGSEPISRVTEIGNTGNAIPYFQLELLLPRLNPGDRAVGISIEASKWIRSGYALEQPATA